GCGAATAGCGGTGGATGTGTCCAAGCCCAGTGATTGGAACAAGTCGTCTGACTTTTTCTTCAATTCATCATCTACTCTTAATTGCAATGTCGCCATGTTCGACTCCTTTTTTTTTATTAAATATACTATAAATGTCATTACAAATCAATACTTTTGATATTGGCTGTAATGAATATTTTGGTTATCTCTTGAAAATCGCTCCCTTGACTCCACATCAAAGGGATGATACTTTTAGTATGAGGAGTGCGTCTGTTATGAAAAAGACTAAATCGACTTTTGAAAAGGTTATGTCTGACCTGAAACAGAAGATGGCTTTTGAAAAGGAATACGCAGAATTTCTTCAGTCGGAAATTCTGTTAGATGTGGAACGAAAGAAGAAAAAATGACTGAAATGAGGAAGATTTTAGCTTATGGACAAATTAAAGAAACGAAAGTTGGGAAAGAAAGGGTGGAAAGTAGGGGAGGTGGACGAATATCTTGGATTGAGTCCTGCTGAAATGGAGCTTATCACTAAGAAATCCGTCCAAATTCCCTCGAATTTCCAAGAAATCCCTAAATAACGTGCTTTTATATTTGTAATTTGTGTTTGTGGCACAATTTTTGCAGAATATTCAGAATGTCCAAAATGCGTTTGCGCCGACATCTCGCCCGGCGGCGTCTTGTTGTGCATCTCGTAATGTGTCTCGCAAGGCATCTCGCCCGGCGGGCGTTCTTGCTTGTGCCATTTTAGCTGCGTTTTTGCTTGGATGCGAAGAAATCGAAGAACCCAAGCCTTGGATTCGCGTCGAGCGCCCGCAGATGCTCTTTACCGATACGACTCTTCTCGACAGCTACGATAAGGGCGTACTCAACTGGCGCCTGAAAACCGCTTATCTGGAACGTTGGGCCGACAAGGAAATCGTGACGGTGCGTCCGGTGTTCGTGGACATTTATGATTCCATCGGCGAGCGTGTGGCGTTTCTGCGTGCGGACTCCGGCAGTCTCGACATGACATTCACGTACGTTTACGCTTACGGTCACGTTTATGCGCTGACTCCCAAGGGCGCCTCGGTCCGTGCGGATTCGCTCCTCTGGAATAAGAAGGATAATTTGGTCAGAACCGCAAGCTATGTGCGCGTTGTCTCTGAAGATGGCGACGTGTTGCAAGGTGTCGGTTTTGAAAGCGATGCGCAGTTCGACAACTGGAAAATCCTTTCGAACGTGACGGGCATTTTCCAGGATGCGGCAAAGCGTATGAAGGATGAAGACAAACGACAGGCTGAGGCGGAACGTTTAAGCAATCCGCCGTCCTCGTCATCGCAGGCGGTAAAGCCTGCATCTTCACCGTCCAGGAAGGCTCCGCCACGCGGTCTCCCGCTCAAGCCGAAGGCAG
This is a stretch of genomic DNA from Fibrobacter sp. UBA4297. It encodes these proteins:
- the lptC gene encoding LPS export ABC transporter periplasmic protein LptC yields the protein MQNIQNVQNAFAPTSRPAASCCASRNVSRKASRPAGVLACAILAAFLLGCEEIEEPKPWIRVERPQMLFTDTTLLDSYDKGVLNWRLKTAYLERWADKEIVTVRPVFVDIYDSIGERVAFLRADSGSLDMTFTYVYAYGHVYALTPKGASVRADSLLWNKKDNLVRTASYVRVVSEDGDVLQGVGFESDAQFDNWKILSNVTGIFQDAAKRMKDEDKRQAEAERLSNPPSSSSQAVKPASSPSRKAPPRGLPLKPKAGMP